One Verrucomicrobiota bacterium genomic window, CCGCATCTGGTGCGCCTGGCGAACAAGGCGGCGCAGGCGACCCGGCTGCCCACGACGGTTCATTACGTGATCGGCAACCACGACCGCGCGTTGCACAATTTTCCTTCGCTGCAGAAGATGATTCAAGATGCTTTCGCGCCAGTCGCTGTGGAATTCTCACGGAGCGTTCACTGGCCGGAATACGGCACGCACGCGCGCCACGGTCATGAATGGGACGAAAACTGCGTCGCAACACTTCTGCTCCGCGAAGTCCTGCGACGCGATCGGCGTTGGGATCCGCTCGATCCGGAGATCGGGCCGCACATCGATCGCGTCATGGCCATCGGCGAGGTCGTCACGGCGGAGTTGATGGCCGGGTTGACTTTTCATCTGGCCGAATCCGGCCGGCCCGATCTGGCGAAGGACATCAAGGACGTCAATGATCTGCGCCCGATTATCGACGTGTTTCTCTGGCTCGAATGGATGTTCCGCAAGTTCGGCCAGCCGGAGAAAGACGCGCTGACGCATGCGCTCATCCAGTCGATCTCCGGCGTGGTCGATTCCGAGTTCGGCAAGCTGTGGGACGAAGTCCAAGCGGACTGGCTCGTGAGCGGCGATCTGGTGGATCGGCTGCAGTTGGCCCGCGCGCAACTGGAGGATGGCGGCTACGACCGGCTGCGGGACTTTGCGGAGAAGGTCGTGCCCATCGCGGACTTTCTTACGCCAGATCGCGATCCGTTGTTTGAGGGCGCTCGGAGGGAATTTGATACGCGCCTCGCCCCGGAAATCCAATATCTCTTTTACGGCCACACGCACGAGGCGCGGCACGATTTCTTTTCCAATCCCGCCGGCCGCACCGCCCGGCTCTACGTCAACACGGGAACGTTTCAGCCTTTGATCCAGCGGACTGCGGATGGCAAGATCTTCTGCAAAGCGCACCGGATGACGATGGCGTTCGTGTATCGGAAGGACGAAACGCCGAAGGGCGCGTCACGAAACGGACCCGCGCTCGATCTGTGGAGCGGAATCAAGCGGGCGGACTGATTAGGGGTCTGCCTTTGCTTTGTGAACGACTTCTCCTGAACACGCCGGTAGGGCGAGCCTGTCCCCAGCGAGCCGATCCGGACGTGTTCCACGCACCGTCGAGCGGCTCGCCGGGACGGACTCCCCCTACCAGAGATCGGTTCATGGGCCGAGTGCATGGTTCTGAAACCAAGGAAGCTTCCCCTGAACTGATAAACATTAAGGGCGATTGAGACGAAGGTCTGCCCACGGTAAAAACGTTGTGGTCCGTTAGTCAGTGAACCAACAACGAAAGAACTATGAGAAGACCTGAAGACAAATATATCGCAGGAATCGACCTACACGGCAACAACCTTGTGATCGGCATTATCAATCAGCACGGCGAGCGCATCGCGCATCGGAAACTGGAGTGCGAGTTGGAAGGGGTGATGGACTTTCTCAAGCCCTTCAAGCCACAGCTCCAGTCGATGGCGGTGGAATCGACGTTCAATTGGTATTGGCTGGTGGACGGCTTGCGCGCGGAGGGCTACAGGATCGACCTGGCCAATCCGGCCCAGATCCAACAATACAGCGGCATCAAGCACGCCGACGACAAGCACGACGCCTTTCACCTGGCCGAACTGCAACGCTTGAAAATCCTGCCCAAGGCGCATGTGTATGATCCGGTGCTGCGACCGGTGCGAGATCTGTTGCGGCGGCGCACCAGCCTGGTGCATCAGCGCACGGCCTTGTACCTGAGAGCGTGTCCGAAAATTCCGCGGGGTCTTGTTTTCGCGCCAAAGGCCGGATGGCGAGGCGCGACGAAGGAGAATATCCTCCCTGGATCTTCGACTGAGGAGCAACGAAGCCAGGCGGCCTTTGGCGCGAAAACCCTCCGGGCGGCGGGTCTTTTGTCCGTGGCCTGCGTTGGCTCGGTCCTTACAGCCCGCGTTGGGGATGCTCGGACCTCGCCGCCTTGGCCACAGCCAAAATCCCTCGCCGCAGGACCCCGCGCAATTTTCGGACACGCTCTGAGCTTTAAGAGCCTTTATGCGGGCACGCACGGCTCCGCGCTGCCGCTGAAGGAGCTCAAGGCTCTGGAGCCCAAGAAGGGCAAAGGACTCTACGAACATCCGGCCAATCAATTGATCGCCACGGTGCAGTTGGAGCCCATCCAAGCGCTGAATCGGAGCCTGGGGCGCATGGAGAAGGCGGTGCTGGGCTGCGCGCGGGAGATTCCGCTCTACGAGAAGCTGCTGACCCTTCCCGGGGTTGGGAGAATCCTGGGCATGACGATCACGATGGAAGTGGGCGAGATCGGGCGGTTCAAGACCGACGGAGATTTCGCCAGCGACTGCCGGGCGGTGGACTCCCGGCGGCTGAGCAAGGGCAAACAGAAGGGAGAGAACCATTCGAAGTGCGGCAACAAGTATCTGAGTTGGGCGTTTGTGGAGGCGGCCAATTTCGCCAAGCGTTCGGACGAGAACTGTCGGCGCTGGTATGACCGCAAAAGGGCCAAGACCAGCAACGGGATTGCGACTAAGTGGTCC contains:
- a CDS encoding IS110 family transposase — protein: MRRPEDKYIAGIDLHGNNLVIGIINQHGERIAHRKLECELEGVMDFLKPFKPQLQSMAVESTFNWYWLVDGLRAEGYRIDLANPAQIQQYSGIKHADDKHDAFHLAELQRLKILPKAHVYDPVLRPVRDLLRRRTSLVHQRTALYLRACPKIPRGLVFAPKAGWRGATKENILPGSSTEEQRSQAAFGAKTLRAAGLLSVACVGSVLTARVGDARTSPPWPQPKSLAAGPRAIFGHALSFKSLYAGTHGSALPLKELKALEPKKGKGLYEHPANQLIATVQLEPIQALNRSLGRMEKAVLGCAREIPLYEKLLTLPGVGRILGMTITMEVGEIGRFKTDGDFASDCRAVDSRRLSKGKQKGENHSKCGNKYLSWAFVEAANFAKRSDENCRRWYDRKRAKTSNGIATKWS